In Bacteroidota bacterium, the following proteins share a genomic window:
- a CDS encoding glycosyltransferase family 4 protein translates to MLKIVFTTDGIFPYSVGGIQRHSRLLIEELAKRDDIHLSVVHPHKNVNVFPSYNNIKEITVDDIDTSKLYISECFNYSQRVYEAIKDIDCDVVYAQGISIWYKINNCKNKLIVNPHGLEAYQAISLKDKLIGFPFRLIQNYIFSKARYIASEGGLLTKILIERNPSDKIVFLPNAVNLPQMEAEHIWNKEKINLLFLARFASNKGINILIKAIEELNWEGFENKLTFNLAGKGPLFEYYSTNYKFSNVNYLGFVADDKLESLYQDNDLFVLPTLFEGMPTVVLEAMSHKMPVVVSDVGATAELVDDTNGYLIKKNNVGALKKAILSFYHLPAGEKEILSQKSYQKVKSGFTWEQVAKKHVELFEKMISKSF, encoded by the coding sequence ATGTTAAAAATTGTTTTTACAACTGATGGTATTTTCCCTTATTCTGTTGGAGGGATACAGCGTCATTCAAGATTGCTTATAGAAGAACTTGCAAAAAGAGATGATATTCATCTGTCTGTTGTACATCCTCACAAAAATGTAAACGTATTTCCTTCTTATAACAACATAAAGGAAATAACAGTGGATGATATTGATACTTCAAAATTATATATTTCAGAATGTTTTAATTATTCCCAAAGGGTTTATGAGGCAATTAAAGATATTGATTGTGATGTTGTTTATGCTCAAGGAATCAGTATTTGGTATAAAATAAATAATTGTAAAAATAAGCTTATTGTCAATCCCCATGGACTGGAAGCTTACCAGGCTATTTCGTTAAAGGATAAGTTAATTGGTTTTCCATTTCGCTTAATTCAAAATTATATTTTCAGTAAAGCAAGGTATATAGCCTCAGAAGGAGGGCTTTTAACAAAAATATTAATAGAAAGAAACCCTTCAGATAAAATTGTTTTTTTACCTAATGCAGTTAATCTCCCCCAAATGGAAGCTGAGCATATTTGGAACAAAGAAAAAATAAACCTGTTGTTCCTGGCACGCTTTGCATCCAATAAAGGAATAAACATTTTAATAAAAGCAATAGAAGAACTAAACTGGGAGGGTTTTGAAAACAAACTTACTTTCAACTTGGCAGGTAAAGGCCCTTTATTCGAATATTACAGCACAAACTATAAGTTCAGCAATGTGAATTACCTTGGTTTTGTTGCTGATGACAAGCTGGAAAGTTTGTATCAAGATAATGATTTGTTTGTTCTGCCAACACTTTTTGAAGGAATGCCAACGGTTGTTTTAGAGGCCATGAGCCATAAAATGCCTGTTGTGGTTTCAGATGTGGGGGCTACTGCTGAACTGGTGGATGATACAAACGGATACCTGATTAAAAAAAATAATGTAGGGGCCTTGAAAAAGGCCATTTTAAGTTTTTATCATTTACCTGCAGGTGAAAAAGAAATTCTTTCTCAAAAATCTTATCAGAAAGTGAAAAGCGGTTTTACATGGGAACAGGTGGCCAAGAAACATGTGGAGTTGTTTGAGAAAATGATAAGTAAGTCCTTCTGA
- a CDS encoding ATP-binding protein translates to MILRTAGKEIKILLKQFPVIVLLGPRQVGKTTLVAELVPEIEKDAVWFDLEKPSDYDKMNNAELVLGNLRDKCVIIDEIQLRPELFSLLRPLVDAKREPCRFIILGSAKPSIVKGVSESHAGRAAYHQLMPFSLPEVQKKISMEKHHFVGGFPDSALAGSDNASKKWLDNFIRSYTEIDLQKLGIGASPVMSRRLWEMLAWQNGNLVNYSALGNSLGISYNTVKGYVDYFEGAFLISRLLPFHNNIKKRLVKSPKIYINDTGILHRLLRIQDFYQLQGSPMMGASWEAYVLAQVRASLPSDIDLYFYRTHAGAEVDLVFTKGLKPIATAEIKYSLSPEITKGMLSVIDDLKTSDNFVIIPSQDDDYPIKKNIVGCGLSIFLEKYLPEL, encoded by the coding sequence ATGATATTACGTACAGCAGGAAAAGAAATAAAAATTTTACTAAAACAATTTCCGGTAATTGTTTTGTTGGGTCCACGCCAAGTTGGGAAAACAACGCTTGTTGCAGAACTTGTTCCCGAAATCGAAAAAGATGCGGTCTGGTTTGATTTGGAAAAACCATCTGACTATGATAAAATGAATAATGCAGAATTGGTTTTAGGGAACTTAAGGGATAAATGTGTGATTATAGATGAAATTCAATTGCGTCCTGAATTATTTTCATTGCTTCGTCCCCTTGTGGATGCTAAAAGAGAGCCTTGCAGGTTTATTATTCTTGGTTCAGCCAAGCCTTCTATAGTAAAGGGAGTGTCTGAATCACATGCCGGCAGGGCAGCATATCATCAGTTAATGCCTTTCTCCCTGCCCGAGGTTCAAAAGAAAATATCCATGGAAAAGCATCACTTTGTTGGTGGTTTTCCTGATTCTGCTTTGGCAGGTTCTGATAATGCATCAAAAAAATGGTTGGATAATTTTATTCGTTCCTATACCGAAATAGATCTTCAGAAGCTTGGAATTGGAGCTTCCCCTGTTATGTCCAGGCGGTTATGGGAGATGCTGGCCTGGCAAAACGGTAATCTGGTTAATTATTCAGCCTTGGGAAACTCCTTGGGCATTTCATATAATACCGTTAAAGGTTATGTTGATTATTTTGAAGGTGCTTTTCTTATTTCCCGCCTTCTTCCTTTTCATAATAACATTAAAAAGCGACTGGTCAAGTCTCCAAAAATATATATTAACGATACTGGTATATTACATCGTTTGCTTAGAATTCAGGACTTTTATCAATTGCAGGGCTCACCCATGATGGGTGCATCCTGGGAAGCATATGTTCTGGCTCAGGTACGTGCATCATTGCCTTCCGATATTGATTTGTACTTTTATCGTACACATGCTGGTGCGGAGGTTGATCTTGTATTCACCAAAGGATTAAAACCTATAGCCACTGCAGAAATCAAATATTCTCTTTCTCCTGAAATCACCAAAGGGATGTTATCGGTTATCGATGATCTCAAAACATCTGATAACTTTGTGATTATTCCTTCACAGGATGATGATTACCCGATTAAAAAAAATATTGTCGGCTGCGGATTGAGTATCTTTTTAGAAAAATACCTGCCTGAATTATGA